Proteins encoded together in one Saimiri boliviensis isolate mSaiBol1 chromosome Y, mSaiBol1.pri, whole genome shotgun sequence window:
- the LOC141582984 gene encoding testis-specific chromodomain protein Y 1-like: MASQEFEVEAIVDKRQNQKGKAEYLVRWKGYDKQDDTWEPEQNLTNCRECICDFIRQQTEKQTKWTWTRTSRISSNNVRRPASRTSTSSFSKNSPKMPLTGKHHKSKNKLFAARENIIENTASLLPDSKNSKQKNSNIKTLAPHSPVNDQDTVRSFLKPEKLDSVAPVQEDKVAFKVAAEKPIRISSDSDTQEARIENRTQTQPLMSQMSDSVTASMATESDNKEGIVVLMDPSAVNGTTNMHTSVSRVKGGKRELIDDRKDQPFIKRMYFTIRLKESANRYRDIVVKKDHGFTQILLSTISTEKNALNTEVIKEIINALERAAMDDSKLVLFSAAGSVFCCGLDFRYIAKHLRNDRNRMSTEIVDTIKNFVDHFIHFKKLIVVSVNGPAIGLGASILPLCDLVWANEKAWFQTPYTTFGQSPDGCATVTFPRLMGEASANEMLIGGRKLTAREACAKGLVSQVFLTATFTQEVMIQIKRLASCNRPMRESVKC; the protein is encoded by the coding sequence ATGgcttcccaggagtttgaggtggaaGCTATTGTtgacaaaagacaaaaccaaaaagggAAGGCAGAGTATTTGGTTCGGTGGAAAGGTTATGACAAGCAGGATGACACTTGGGAACCAGAGCAGAACCTCACAAACTGTAGAGAATGTATTTGTGACTTTATCAGACAACAgactgaaaaacagacaaaatggacATGGACCAGAACAAGTAGAATTTCTTCAAACAATGTAAGGAGACCAGCTTCCAGAACTTCCACATCCAGCTTTTCTAAGAACTCTCCTAAAATGCCATTGACTGGCAAACACCACAAATCCAAAAACAAGTTGTTTGCTGCCAGAGAGAACATTATAGAAAACACAGCTTCACTTCTCCCTGACTCCAAAAATTcgaaacagaaaaattcaaatatcaAGACACTTGCACCTCATAGCCCAGTTAACGACCAGGACACAGTGAGGTCTTTTCTGAAACCTGAGAAACTAGATTCTGTTGCACCAGTTCAGGAGGACAAGGTGGCGttcaaggtggcagcagagaaACCGATCAGAATTTCATCAGATTCTGACACACAAGAGGCTAGAATAGAAAACAGGACCCAGACACAACCACTTATGTCTCAGATGTCTGACTCAGTTACTGCTTCTATGGCCACAGAGTCAGATAACAAAGAAGGTATAGTGGTATTAATGGACCCTTCAGCAGTCAATGGAACAACAAACATGCATACATCTGTTTCAAGAGTGAAGGGTGGAAAAAGAGAGCTTATTGATGATAGAAAAGACCAGCCTTTTATCAAGAGGATGTATTTCACCATCAGGCTAAAAGAAAGTGCCAACAGATACAGAGACATTGTTGTCAAGAAAGACCATGGATTCACCCAGATATTGCTATCTACTatatcaacagagaaaaatgcactcaatacagaagtcattaaagaaatcataaatgctcTTGAAAGGGCAGCTATGGATGACAGCAAGCTTGTGTTGTTCAGCGCAGCTGGCAGTGTCTTCTGCTGTGGTCTTGATTTTAGGTACATTGCGAAGCATTTACggaatgacagaaacagaatgaGCACTGAAATTGTGGACACAATTAAAAACTTTGTGgaccattttattcattttaaaaaacttattgttGTATCAGTCAACGGTCCAGCCATTGGACTAGGTGCATCCATACTACCTCTTTGTGACTTGGTTTGGGCTAACGAAAAGGCTTGGTTTCAAACCCCATATACAACTTTTGGACAGAGTCCAGATGGCTGTGCTACTGTCACATTTCCAAGGCTCATGGGTGAAGCATCTGCCAATGAAATGTTGATTGGTGGGCGAAAGCTGACAGCACGGGAGGCATGTGCCAAAGGCCTGGTCTCTCAGGTGTTCTTGACTGCAACTTTCACCCAAGAGGTTATGATTCAAATTAAGAGGCTTGCTTCCTGTAACAGGCCAATGAGAGAGAGTgtgaaatgctga